In a single window of the Microbacterium sp. Root61 genome:
- a CDS encoding alpha/beta fold hydrolase, protein MTDIEFDEFSFLPAQAADAGLDGPLPRSERVDLTLPDGRTLSALRYGDGPPEVTFLHGAGLNAHTWDTTILALGLPALAIDLAGHGDSSWRDDMAYVARVLAADVVVALETWTDAPQLLVGQSLGGLTAAAVAASRPDLVRELVVIDITPGIDPNADASQIREFFAGPTDWASRDELVERALAFGLGGTRTAAERGVFLNSRIRPDGRVEWKHHFAHLAAAMAASPEMARAAAAQQDAVGAVLGESGWEDLAEVTGPITLIRGDHGYVTEADAAEFARRVPQASVEIVPSGHNVQEELPVDLGRRLRAQTGKG, encoded by the coding sequence GTGACCGATATCGAGTTCGACGAGTTCTCCTTCCTGCCCGCCCAGGCGGCCGACGCGGGCCTGGACGGGCCGCTCCCCCGGTCCGAGCGGGTCGATCTGACTCTGCCGGACGGACGCACCCTGAGTGCCCTCCGCTACGGCGACGGACCACCCGAGGTCACGTTCCTGCACGGCGCCGGCCTGAACGCCCATACGTGGGACACCACGATCCTGGCGCTCGGGCTGCCGGCCCTGGCGATCGACCTCGCCGGCCACGGCGACTCCTCGTGGCGCGACGACATGGCGTACGTCGCGCGGGTCCTTGCGGCCGATGTGGTCGTGGCGCTGGAGACCTGGACGGATGCCCCGCAACTGCTGGTCGGCCAGTCCCTCGGCGGGTTGACCGCCGCGGCCGTCGCCGCCTCGCGGCCGGACCTGGTGCGCGAGCTCGTCGTGATCGACATCACGCCCGGCATCGACCCGAACGCCGACGCGAGCCAGATCCGGGAGTTCTTCGCCGGCCCCACCGACTGGGCCTCGCGCGATGAGCTGGTCGAGCGCGCCCTGGCGTTCGGACTCGGCGGAACCCGAACGGCCGCCGAGCGCGGCGTCTTCCTCAACTCCCGCATCCGTCCCGATGGACGCGTCGAATGGAAGCACCACTTCGCCCACCTCGCCGCCGCGATGGCCGCCTCCCCCGAGATGGCACGGGCCGCCGCGGCACAGCAGGACGCGGTCGGCGCGGTCCTCGGCGAATCCGGCTGGGAGGACCTCGCCGAGGTCACGGGCCCGATCACCCTGATCCGCGGCGACCACGGCTATGTCACCGAGGCGGATGCCGCGGAGTTCGCTCGACGGGTGCCCCAGGCATCCGTCGAGATCGTGCCCTCCGGGCACAATGTGCAGGAAGAGCTGCCGGTCGATCTCGGCCGCCGGCTGCGCGCGCAGACCGGGAAGGGTTAA
- a CDS encoding carboxymuconolactone decarboxylase family protein yields MTEERRVHLSRSAPEAYKALDAFSQAVGGIATANGIEDRLKELVQIHASQLNGCAFCVRIHVDRAVAVGMTADEIAQLATWRESGVFTERERAALELTEAFTFIHDDGIPAHVYDHVGGILSEQEYVGLSWILVSINAFNRVAIAGRYPVPPRTAASA; encoded by the coding sequence ATGACCGAAGAACGCCGCGTGCACCTCTCGCGCTCCGCCCCCGAGGCCTACAAGGCCCTCGACGCCTTCTCGCAGGCGGTCGGCGGGATCGCGACCGCCAACGGCATCGAAGACCGGCTCAAGGAACTCGTCCAGATCCACGCGTCGCAGCTCAACGGCTGTGCGTTCTGCGTGCGCATCCACGTCGATCGGGCCGTCGCGGTGGGCATGACCGCCGACGAGATCGCCCAGCTGGCCACGTGGCGCGAGTCGGGCGTCTTCACCGAGCGGGAGCGCGCCGCCCTCGAACTGACCGAGGCGTTCACCTTCATCCACGACGACGGCATCCCCGCCCACGTGTACGACCACGTCGGCGGCATCCTCAGCGAGCAGGAGTACGTCGGCCTCAGCTGGATCCTGGTGTCGATCAACGCCTTCAACCGCGTTGCGATCGCCGGACGCTACCCGGTGCCGCCGCGGACGGCGGCGTCCGCATGA
- a CDS encoding tyrosine-protein phosphatase, which produces MTAASLVPGALNFRDVGGLPAADRVTRSGVLFRSGNLAQIEEDGTAALRGIGLRRIIDLRDDDEVRISPSRVEGLDLQTQRVPLFLGSIASFFERDASLDEFYQALVDDSAPQILEVVRGILADQPVLVHCTVGKDRTGVTVALTLAAAGVDEDAVVADYARTETMLPEERNRAIIERLRVRHPDAVHLVDLTTRSPAPVMRGMLDGLTAQYGAPVEYLRSLGLTDDELTELRSILIS; this is translated from the coding sequence ATGACGGCGGCATCCCTGGTTCCCGGGGCGCTGAACTTCCGCGATGTCGGCGGGCTCCCCGCCGCGGACCGCGTCACCCGCTCGGGTGTGCTGTTCCGCTCGGGCAACCTCGCCCAGATCGAGGAGGACGGCACGGCCGCCCTGCGCGGGATCGGGCTGCGGCGCATCATCGACCTCCGCGACGACGACGAGGTGCGCATCTCTCCGAGTCGCGTGGAGGGGCTCGACCTGCAGACGCAGCGGGTGCCGCTGTTCCTGGGCTCGATCGCCTCCTTCTTCGAGCGGGATGCCTCGCTCGACGAGTTCTACCAGGCGCTCGTGGACGACTCGGCCCCGCAGATCCTCGAGGTGGTGCGCGGCATCCTCGCCGATCAGCCCGTGCTCGTGCACTGCACGGTCGGCAAGGACCGCACCGGCGTCACCGTCGCCCTCACGCTCGCCGCCGCGGGCGTGGATGAGGACGCCGTGGTGGCCGACTACGCGCGCACCGAGACGATGCTGCCCGAGGAGCGCAACCGCGCCATCATCGAGCGGCTGCGGGTGCGGCATCCCGATGCCGTGCACCTCGTGGATCTGACGACACGGTCACCCGCACCGGTGATGCGGGGGATGCTCGACGGTCTCACCGCCCAGTACGGCGCGCCGGTCGAGTACCTGCGGTCGCTCGGGCTCACCGACGACGAGCTGACCGAGCTGCGCAGCATCCTGATTTCCTGA
- a CDS encoding SIP domain-containing protein: MTHTTEHNASACRTSRHSRVQHLITADETSLTELEALLTTLPLCSTGRIFVETPDASWQAPLDIPARMIVTWLDRSSRSGAPGTGRGCAPGEALSRAVNAWADEMLCDAPEHTAGDGTRIFLLGGYLGTADIVDHLTVSRGVDAHAIHTPARFGLATAV; encoded by the coding sequence ATGACCCACACCACCGAGCACAACGCGAGCGCGTGCCGCACGTCGCGTCACTCGCGCGTGCAGCACCTGATCACGGCCGACGAGACCTCGCTCACCGAGCTCGAAGCGCTGCTGACGACGCTGCCGCTGTGCTCGACCGGTCGCATCTTCGTCGAGACGCCGGATGCTTCGTGGCAGGCGCCGCTGGACATTCCGGCCCGCATGATCGTGACGTGGCTCGACCGCTCCAGCCGCTCGGGCGCCCCCGGCACCGGACGCGGCTGCGCGCCCGGCGAAGCGCTGTCCCGTGCGGTCAACGCCTGGGCCGACGAGATGCTCTGCGACGCCCCGGAGCACACTGCCGGCGACGGCACCCGCATCTTCCTGCTCGGCGGCTACCTCGGTACGGCCGACATCGTCGATCACCTCACCGTGAGCCGCGGGGTGGACGCGCACGCGATCCACACGCCGGCGCGCTTCGGTCTGGCCACCGCGGTCTGA
- a CDS encoding arginase family protein, with protein sequence MTSFIVVPQWQGSSSSRAMQLVDGAAAIAGDLPRARTTIVEVPLEAGESLDSGVRRLSSLHHTARTQLEALALSAAPVVTVGGDAGVATTSALFAAGATRGRIDPGVVVVWLSAHAGMHDTITSPSGAFDTMAARAVVDAAAPQPAEAPLAPAQLVLAGVRAIDPEEITAVERLGILMLSVDDATPEAIADAVADRAATGVFIHVDLDVLDPSALNGLSRPEPFGLDVSALTATITALREAAPLVGAAITGFSPSSPDAAVDDLGAILRIVGALA encoded by the coding sequence GTGACGAGTTTCATCGTCGTCCCCCAGTGGCAGGGCTCTTCGTCCTCCCGCGCGATGCAGCTCGTGGACGGTGCGGCCGCGATCGCCGGCGATCTCCCGCGCGCGCGGACCACGATCGTCGAGGTCCCGCTCGAGGCCGGCGAGTCGCTCGATTCCGGAGTACGCCGGCTCAGCTCGCTGCACCACACCGCGCGGACCCAGCTCGAGGCGCTCGCCCTCTCGGCAGCGCCGGTCGTCACCGTCGGCGGAGACGCCGGCGTGGCCACCACGAGCGCACTCTTCGCCGCGGGTGCGACCCGCGGCCGGATCGACCCCGGAGTCGTCGTCGTGTGGCTCAGCGCGCACGCCGGCATGCACGACACCATCACCTCCCCGTCCGGCGCCTTCGACACCATGGCCGCGCGCGCCGTGGTGGATGCCGCGGCTCCGCAGCCCGCCGAGGCGCCTCTCGCGCCCGCCCAGCTCGTCCTGGCCGGCGTGCGGGCGATCGACCCGGAGGAGATCACCGCGGTGGAGCGGCTCGGCATCCTGATGCTGTCCGTCGACGACGCCACACCCGAGGCGATCGCCGACGCCGTCGCCGACCGCGCGGCGACCGGCGTCTTCATCCACGTCGACCTCGACGTGCTCGATCCGTCGGCGCTGAACGGACTGAGCCGCCCGGAGCCGTTCGGGCTGGACGTCTCGGCCCTCACCGCGACCATCACAGCCCTCCGCGAGGCCGCGCCGCTCGTGGGCGCTGCCATCACCGGCTTCTCCCCGTCGTCGCCGGATGCCGCCGTGGACGACCTGGGGGCGATCCTGCGCATCGTCGGGGCACTCGCGTGA
- a CDS encoding PspA/IM30 family protein, with amino-acid sequence MAKQSIFGRISTLMKANINAMLDSAEDPEKMLDQLVRDFSNNIADAESAIAETIGNLRLLERDHAEDVQAANEWGNKALAASRKADELRTAGNTTDADKFDNLAKIALQRQISEEGQAKATAPQIAAQTQVVDQLKDGLNGMKQKLEQLKGKRAELLARAKTAEAQNKVVDAVKSIDVMDPTSELGRFEDKIRRQEALAAGKQELAASSLDAQFNSLDDLGELTEVEARLALLKGGNAPVQTAIEGS; translated from the coding sequence ATGGCAAAGCAGTCCATCTTCGGCCGTATCTCCACCCTCATGAAGGCGAACATCAACGCGATGCTCGACTCCGCCGAGGACCCGGAGAAGATGCTCGACCAGCTCGTGCGCGACTTCTCCAACAACATCGCCGACGCCGAGTCGGCGATCGCCGAGACCATCGGCAACCTGCGCCTCCTCGAGCGCGACCACGCAGAGGACGTCCAGGCCGCCAACGAGTGGGGCAACAAGGCCCTCGCCGCCAGCCGCAAGGCCGACGAGCTGCGCACGGCCGGCAACACGACCGACGCCGACAAGTTCGACAACCTCGCCAAGATCGCGCTCCAGCGTCAGATCAGCGAAGAGGGTCAGGCCAAGGCCACCGCCCCGCAGATCGCGGCGCAGACGCAGGTCGTCGATCAGCTCAAGGACGGGCTGAACGGCATGAAGCAGAAGCTCGAGCAGCTCAAGGGCAAGCGCGCCGAGCTGCTGGCCCGTGCCAAGACCGCCGAGGCCCAGAACAAGGTCGTCGACGCGGTCAAGTCGATCGACGTCATGGACCCGACCAGCGAGCTCGGTCGCTTCGAAGACAAGATCCGCCGCCAGGAGGCGCTGGCCGCCGGCAAGCAGGAGCTCGCGGCATCCAGCCTGGACGCACAGTTCAACAGCCTCGACGACCTCGGTGAGCTGACCGAGGTCGAGGCACGCCTGGCCCTGCTCAAGGGCGGCAACGCCCCGGTGCAGACCGCCATCGAAGGCAGCTGA
- a CDS encoding TPM domain-containing protein, which translates to MRVRWALALTAALAMFFAGAPIAASATDPVRLGAGYVLDDIGVLDASQEASVNTRMEQLYASTGADLYVVYVDEFTNPTSSQAWADTVAQANGLGVAQYVLAIATESREYYISADTTGPMSDQQLAAVEADIKPLLSKGDWAGAAIAAADGFETALNGGGAGGGIGTIVIVVLVIVVIGVVIWLIVRSRRKKSGATGATGAAPVDLKELARQASSALIATDDAVKTSEQELGFAKAQFGDAATVEFEQALATAKTNLNHAFTLKQQLDDSTADTDEETRAWNTQILQLCDEANTGLDEKAQAFDELRQLEQHAPEALVRVQGERTVAAAEIGTADAHLAELATRYAPEALSTVADNPEQARQRIAFADEQLAAAQTAIGAGKGGEAAVSIRAAEEAIAQAGLLEQAIDKLGDDLTAGESNAAALIAELEADIATASALPDPDGRVAAAIAATRQQVDSARTELAGSRTRPLAVLEGLQAVNTQIDAVVKGVRDAEAQAQRVRQQLGQTMAQAQAQVSAAEDYITARRGAVGAEARTRLAEAGASLVQAQQLQASSPEQALQQAQRAAQLAGQAIQYAQTDVGSFQSGGMGGMLGGGGGNSGGSGNMLGAVLGGIVINSMLGGGGGGRSSGGGGGFGGGGSRPSGGGMRPGSFGGGGTRGRRGGGRF; encoded by the coding sequence ATGCGCGTTCGATGGGCATTGGCGCTCACTGCGGCACTCGCGATGTTCTTCGCAGGAGCACCGATCGCGGCATCGGCCACGGATCCCGTCCGACTCGGGGCCGGCTACGTGCTCGACGATATCGGCGTGCTCGACGCGTCGCAGGAAGCGTCCGTCAACACGCGGATGGAGCAGCTCTACGCCTCGACCGGCGCAGACCTCTACGTCGTCTACGTCGACGAGTTCACGAACCCGACCAGCAGCCAGGCGTGGGCCGACACGGTCGCGCAGGCGAACGGGCTCGGCGTCGCGCAGTATGTGCTGGCGATCGCGACCGAATCCCGCGAGTACTACATCTCGGCCGACACCACCGGGCCGATGAGCGATCAGCAGCTCGCCGCAGTGGAGGCCGACATCAAGCCACTGCTCAGCAAGGGCGACTGGGCCGGCGCCGCGATCGCGGCCGCCGACGGGTTCGAAACGGCGCTCAACGGCGGCGGAGCAGGCGGCGGCATCGGCACGATCGTGATCGTCGTGCTCGTCATCGTCGTCATCGGCGTCGTGATCTGGCTGATCGTGCGCAGCCGCCGCAAGAAGTCGGGCGCCACCGGCGCCACCGGCGCCGCGCCGGTCGATCTGAAGGAGCTCGCGCGTCAGGCTTCCTCCGCCCTCATCGCCACGGACGACGCCGTCAAGACCAGCGAGCAGGAGCTCGGGTTCGCCAAGGCCCAGTTCGGGGATGCCGCGACCGTCGAGTTCGAGCAGGCCTTAGCGACCGCCAAGACCAACCTCAACCACGCCTTCACGCTCAAGCAGCAACTGGATGACTCCACTGCCGACACCGACGAGGAGACGCGCGCCTGGAACACGCAGATCCTCCAGTTGTGCGACGAGGCCAACACCGGACTCGACGAGAAGGCCCAGGCGTTCGACGAACTGCGTCAGCTCGAGCAGCACGCGCCGGAAGCTCTGGTCCGCGTGCAGGGAGAACGCACCGTGGCGGCCGCCGAGATCGGCACCGCCGACGCGCACCTCGCCGAGCTCGCCACCCGCTACGCCCCCGAGGCGCTCAGCACCGTCGCCGACAACCCGGAGCAGGCCCGGCAGCGCATCGCCTTCGCCGACGAGCAGCTCGCCGCCGCGCAGACCGCGATCGGCGCGGGCAAGGGCGGCGAGGCCGCGGTCAGCATCCGCGCCGCCGAGGAGGCGATCGCTCAGGCCGGTCTGCTCGAGCAGGCGATCGACAAGCTCGGCGACGACCTCACGGCCGGCGAGAGCAACGCGGCCGCACTCATCGCCGAGCTGGAGGCCGACATCGCGACGGCATCCGCTCTGCCCGATCCGGACGGCCGCGTTGCCGCCGCGATCGCCGCGACCCGGCAGCAGGTCGACTCCGCCCGCACCGAACTCGCCGGCAGCCGCACGCGACCACTCGCCGTGCTCGAGGGACTCCAGGCCGTCAACACCCAGATCGACGCGGTCGTGAAGGGCGTGCGGGATGCCGAGGCTCAGGCCCAGAGGGTCCGTCAGCAGCTCGGCCAGACCATGGCACAGGCACAGGCGCAGGTCTCCGCCGCCGAGGACTACATCACCGCTCGTCGCGGTGCGGTCGGTGCCGAGGCGCGCACCCGCCTGGCCGAGGCGGGCGCATCGCTCGTGCAGGCCCAGCAGCTGCAGGCCTCCTCCCCTGAGCAGGCGCTCCAGCAGGCGCAGCGCGCCGCGCAGCTGGCCGGCCAGGCGATCCAGTACGCGCAGACCGACGTCGGCTCGTTCCAGAGCGGCGGCATGGGCGGCATGCTCGGCGGCGGCGGGGGCAACTCCGGCGGCTCCGGCAACATGCTCGGCGCCGTGCTCGGCGGCATCGTCATCAACTCGATGCTGGGCGGCGGGGGCGGCGGTCGCTCCTCCGGCGGCGGTGGCGGCTTCGGCGGCGGCGGCTCACGGCCGTCCGGCGGCGGGATGCGCCCCGGCAGTTTCGGCGGCGGGGGCACCCGCGGCAGGCGAGGGGGTGGTCGATTCTGA
- a CDS encoding DUF3097 domain-containing protein, whose amino-acid sequence MDDRYGADVLASGWRDQGRKVLGRVEASRALVVEVAADGFCGAVMRLESGLVELEDRHGRRRQFPLGPGFLVDGEEVVLIPPTRAAPSAPARTASGSFAAPESRARVARASRIWVEGRHDAELVEKVWGADLRAEGVVVEYLQGVDLLDSALAEDPPSAERRYGVLVDHLVPGSKESRVADAVMRGPHGKFLRIVGHPYIDVWQCVRPSAVGIGRWPEVPRGIEFKVGVCRALGWPAEDQTDIAHAWQRILASVRTYRDLEPALLGRVEELIDFVTG is encoded by the coding sequence ATGGACGACAGATACGGCGCGGATGTACTGGCCAGCGGATGGCGCGACCAGGGTCGCAAGGTGCTCGGCCGTGTCGAGGCATCCCGCGCTCTGGTCGTGGAGGTCGCGGCGGACGGCTTCTGCGGGGCGGTGATGCGGCTGGAGTCCGGGCTGGTCGAGCTGGAGGACCGTCACGGCCGCCGTCGGCAGTTCCCGCTGGGGCCGGGCTTCCTGGTGGACGGCGAAGAGGTCGTGCTGATCCCGCCGACCCGCGCGGCGCCGAGCGCCCCCGCCCGCACCGCGTCCGGCTCGTTCGCGGCCCCCGAATCCCGTGCCCGCGTCGCACGGGCGAGCCGCATCTGGGTCGAGGGCCGCCATGACGCGGAGCTCGTCGAGAAGGTGTGGGGCGCCGACCTGCGCGCGGAAGGCGTCGTGGTCGAGTACCTGCAGGGCGTCGACCTGCTGGACTCCGCCCTCGCGGAGGACCCGCCGTCGGCCGAGCGCCGCTACGGCGTGCTGGTGGACCACCTCGTGCCCGGCTCGAAGGAATCGCGGGTCGCGGATGCCGTGATGCGCGGTCCGCACGGAAAGTTCCTGCGCATCGTCGGACACCCGTACATCGACGTCTGGCAGTGCGTGCGGCCGAGCGCCGTCGGCATCGGGCGCTGGCCGGAGGTGCCGCGCGGCATCGAGTTCAAGGTCGGCGTGTGCCGGGCGCTGGGCTGGCCCGCCGAGGATCAGACCGACATCGCGCACGCCTGGCAGCGCATCCTGGCGTCGGTGCGCACGTACCGTGACCTCGAACCGGCGCTGCTCGGGCGGGTCGAAGAGCTCATCGACTTCGTCACCGGCTGA
- the trmB gene encoding tRNA (guanosine(46)-N7)-methyltransferase TrmB — translation MSDAQDRAWLELAPRFVIDVERDAASTSVLPGSAIDPAAVWGRTAPLIVEVGSGQGHAIIHAASHRPGTDFLAVEVFRAGLARTMLDAERADIENLRLAEANAPEVLAHLVPEASVDEVWVFFPDPWHKTKHTKRRLVTPEFVPVAAHALRSGGALRLATDWEEYARQMREVLDASDEFARDFDGDWAERFDGRILTAFERKGARAGRDIRDLTYRRVDRPGE, via the coding sequence ATGTCCGACGCTCAGGATCGGGCGTGGCTCGAGCTCGCGCCTCGATTCGTCATCGACGTCGAGCGGGATGCCGCCTCCACCAGCGTGCTGCCGGGTTCGGCCATCGACCCCGCCGCGGTCTGGGGTCGCACGGCGCCGCTGATCGTCGAGGTCGGCTCCGGGCAGGGGCACGCGATCATCCACGCGGCCTCACACCGACCCGGCACGGACTTCCTCGCGGTCGAGGTGTTCCGCGCGGGCCTGGCCCGCACGATGCTCGACGCGGAGCGCGCCGACATCGAGAACCTCCGCCTGGCCGAGGCGAACGCCCCCGAGGTGCTCGCGCACCTCGTGCCCGAGGCGTCCGTCGACGAGGTCTGGGTCTTCTTCCCCGACCCGTGGCACAAGACCAAGCACACCAAGCGCCGGCTCGTCACACCCGAGTTCGTCCCCGTCGCCGCCCACGCGCTGCGCTCGGGCGGCGCCCTCCGCCTCGCGACGGACTGGGAGGAGTACGCCCGCCAGATGCGGGAGGTGCTGGACGCCTCCGACGAGTTCGCGCGCGACTTCGACGGCGACTGGGCCGAGCGCTTCGACGGACGCATACTGACCGCCTTCGAGCGCAAGGGAGCGCGCGCCGGGCGGGATATCCGCGATCTGACCTACCGCCGGGTCGACCGGCCGGGCGAGTGA
- a CDS encoding MFS transporter, translating to MAGGAETAPRHDTWRVLRPLRHRDFRILFTAVILSVLAAGMWAVVMVYAVIAAGGGPVQLSMVAAANAAGLLLCAIPGGIVADRVSRRLVLRVVEFANLVAISSVVIAGFSGPVPIWHLVIVAAILGAGAGFFFPAYSAILPRILPPSHLLAANGLEGAIRPALQQAAGPAAAGLLLAALIPTHAAGAIVAAHLCAFVLLLFLHPEPAASAPQEGDKARTSVFHDLKEAVGFTVRTPWLLWTLLFATGWVLVSVGPEEVLLPFITRERIGEGAQWFGFLLAALGVGGVAGSIFVSSRPLPRRYLTTMNVVWGISTLPFIVIGLTDQYWLMLLSCFLAGFGFSYGNVIWGTLLQRRVPTHMLGRVSSLDFFVSLALMPLSMALAGPLAEVVPIPVIFIAAGLLPPVFGLIAILAARMPADEIAHPLGD from the coding sequence GTGGCCGGCGGCGCGGAGACCGCGCCGCGCCACGACACCTGGCGCGTGCTGCGACCTCTCCGCCATCGCGACTTCCGCATCCTGTTCACGGCCGTCATCCTGTCGGTGCTGGCCGCCGGCATGTGGGCCGTCGTCATGGTCTACGCCGTCATCGCCGCGGGCGGCGGGCCGGTGCAGCTGTCCATGGTGGCCGCGGCCAACGCCGCCGGTCTGCTCCTGTGCGCGATCCCGGGCGGGATCGTGGCCGACCGCGTCTCGCGCCGGCTCGTGCTGCGCGTCGTGGAGTTCGCCAATCTGGTCGCGATCTCGTCCGTCGTGATCGCGGGGTTCAGCGGTCCCGTGCCGATCTGGCACCTCGTCATCGTGGCGGCGATCCTCGGCGCCGGGGCGGGGTTCTTCTTCCCTGCGTACAGCGCGATCCTGCCCCGGATCCTGCCGCCATCGCACCTGCTCGCCGCGAACGGGCTCGAGGGCGCGATCCGGCCCGCGCTGCAGCAGGCCGCCGGTCCCGCAGCCGCGGGCCTGTTGCTGGCCGCGCTCATCCCCACGCACGCCGCCGGGGCGATCGTCGCGGCGCACCTGTGCGCGTTCGTGCTGCTGCTGTTCCTGCACCCGGAGCCCGCGGCATCCGCTCCTCAGGAGGGCGATAAGGCGCGCACGAGCGTCTTCCACGACCTCAAGGAGGCGGTGGGCTTCACCGTCCGCACGCCGTGGCTGCTGTGGACCCTGCTGTTCGCCACGGGGTGGGTGCTGGTCTCGGTCGGCCCCGAGGAGGTGCTGCTGCCGTTCATCACCCGTGAGCGGATCGGCGAGGGCGCGCAATGGTTCGGCTTCCTGCTGGCGGCGCTCGGCGTCGGGGGAGTGGCCGGCTCGATCTTCGTGTCGTCGCGTCCGCTGCCGCGCCGCTACCTGACCACGATGAACGTGGTGTGGGGCATCAGCACGCTGCCGTTCATCGTGATCGGACTGACCGACCAGTACTGGCTGATGCTGCTGTCGTGCTTCCTCGCCGGGTTCGGCTTCAGCTACGGCAACGTGATCTGGGGCACGCTCCTGCAGCGCCGTGTGCCGACGCACATGCTGGGCAGGGTCTCGAGCCTCGACTTCTTCGTCTCGCTGGCGCTCATGCCGTTGTCGATGGCGCTCGCCGGCCCGCTGGCCGAGGTCGTGCCCATCCCCGTGATCTTCATCGCCGCGGGCCTCCTGCCGCCGGTGTTCGGACTCATCGCGATCCTGGCGGCGCGCATGCCGGCGGATGAGATCGCCCACCCGTTGGGGGACTGA
- a CDS encoding CPBP family intramembrane glutamic endopeptidase: MPAAAILIDRPAWSWRLLPALSACLAAPAFFVVRIPWLGWLLLAIALLSAWLLERADAAGAPVVQDEGVRAPSLVRDLSLIALGLLVVSVIPLAAELDNLAFVRFTLALGGAVALPYVVSRFVYRDRAIRFPWRGGGRWTRFQWVWLVAVLALGWLILPFYFITTGVYQNWPVVDTPEMIARLFVGVGAVGIWDELFFICTVFALLRRHFPDWQANALQAIVFVSFLWELGYQAWGPLMTIPFALLQAYIFMRTRSLAYVVSVHLLFDAVVFLVLVHAHNPGLLDGVFLL; encoded by the coding sequence ATGCCTGCCGCCGCCATCCTCATCGACCGACCCGCGTGGTCGTGGCGACTGCTGCCCGCCCTGTCGGCCTGCCTCGCGGCGCCCGCGTTCTTCGTGGTGCGCATCCCGTGGCTCGGTTGGCTGCTGCTCGCGATCGCCCTGCTGTCGGCGTGGCTTCTCGAGCGGGCGGATGCCGCGGGTGCTCCCGTGGTGCAGGACGAGGGCGTGCGCGCCCCGAGTCTGGTCCGCGATCTCTCGCTCATCGCACTGGGCCTGCTCGTGGTCAGCGTCATCCCGCTCGCCGCCGAGCTCGACAACCTCGCGTTCGTGCGGTTCACGCTCGCCCTGGGCGGAGCCGTCGCACTGCCGTACGTCGTGTCACGGTTCGTGTACCGCGACCGCGCCATCCGGTTCCCGTGGCGCGGCGGCGGACGCTGGACCCGTTTCCAATGGGTGTGGCTGGTCGCGGTCCTGGCGCTGGGCTGGCTGATCCTGCCGTTCTACTTCATCACCACAGGCGTCTACCAGAACTGGCCCGTGGTGGATACGCCCGAGATGATCGCGCGACTGTTCGTCGGGGTGGGCGCGGTCGGCATCTGGGACGAGCTGTTCTTCATCTGCACGGTGTTCGCGCTGCTGCGCCGGCACTTCCCGGACTGGCAGGCCAACGCCTTGCAGGCGATCGTGTTCGTCTCGTTCCTCTGGGAGCTGGGCTACCAGGCGTGGGGTCCGTTGATGACGATCCCCTTCGCCCTCCTGCAGGCGTACATCTTCATGCGCACGCGCTCGCTGGCCTACGTCGTGTCGGTGCACCTGCTCTTCGACGCGGTGGTGTTCCTCGTGCTGGTGCACGCGCACAACCCCGGTCTGCTCGACGGCGTCTTCCTGCTCTGA
- a CDS encoding DMT family transporter: protein MSWVILVLSGILEAVWATALGKSEGFTKLWPSIIFGVTLILSMGGLAWAMREIPTGTAYGVWVGIGASLTVTYAMITGAEPFSIVRMLLIVGLVGCVIGLKLVSH from the coding sequence ATGTCGTGGGTCATCCTTGTCCTGTCCGGAATCCTCGAAGCCGTGTGGGCCACCGCCCTGGGCAAGTCCGAGGGCTTCACGAAGCTCTGGCCGAGCATCATCTTCGGCGTCACCCTCATCCTCAGCATGGGCGGCCTGGCCTGGGCGATGCGTGAGATCCCGACCGGCACCGCGTACGGCGTCTGGGTCGGCATCGGCGCATCGCTGACGGTCACCTACGCGATGATCACCGGCGCCGAGCCGTTCTCGATCGTGCGGATGCTGCTGATCGTCGGCCTCGTCGGCTGTGTCATCGGGCTGAAGCTCGTCAGTCACTAG
- a CDS encoding DUF6804 family protein, with protein MNAASPKKPVLYQRNAFAPGILAAIACLAGISLLSHPYYEYVRYVIAILAIIIGWFAIRAGQWWWAPVMLAIAVLWNPLFPFAFAGPWWVAAHIVAAALFLAAGASIKTVRE; from the coding sequence GTGAACGCAGCATCCCCGAAGAAACCGGTCCTCTACCAGCGCAACGCGTTCGCCCCGGGCATTCTCGCCGCGATCGCCTGCCTGGCGGGCATCTCGCTGCTCAGCCACCCGTACTACGAGTACGTCCGCTACGTCATCGCGATCCTGGCGATCATCATCGGCTGGTTCGCCATCCGCGCGGGGCAGTGGTGGTGGGCGCCGGTGATGCTGGCGATCGCCGTGCTGTGGAACCCGCTGTTCCCGTTCGCGTTCGCCGGCCCGTGGTGGGTCGCCGCGCACATCGTCGCCGCCGCACTCTTCCTGGCCGCCGGCGCATCGATCAAGACCGTCCGCGAGTAG